The Daphnia pulex isolate KAP4 chromosome 3, ASM2113471v1 genome includes a region encoding these proteins:
- the LOC124191462 gene encoding uncharacterized protein LOC124191462 isoform X1, protein MMTVMSAGELTVNLQRDGCGEPFGFRLRGGTDIREAFIIQRVAVGSELRRGDVLTKINDRPCSTMTHREAAELIKNAGTTMTVTVQRGGLPLRPVAVPVVAPSAAAPAPSTVASSGSMCQKAPTQAGASNRTISEIMLSPVENLPVTIFPSSAINEFNQQVEEMDRNRERIVVTHQPYRTLPLVVPGAKTGRDTASSTQSYLALQTQQNAMLWNTPGAPPQSAMNPSSTDAVLKQKDQEYKAIFEKVFEPTKGWRVDPEHHQLEAAAALVQRKMAAVNEPAGQTAVVHEAGDAPPPKQELVHKQFNSPLGLYSNENVQEVLAQQTGIIPAQPGRKLDMKNSETLRALMEENEKNNKAAAQRDSRGLKEVRPAAPVKTVASNPHFKVNSMGLEKEKIQQSYSFKRLMADVLGETDF, encoded by the exons ATGATGACCGTCATGAGTGCTGGGGAATTGACCGTGAACCTGCAGCGAGATGGGTGCGGCGAACCTTTCGGCTTCCGGCTCCGAGGAGGAACCGACATCCGAGAGGCATTCATCATTCAAAGG GTGGCCGTGGGTAGCGAACTGCGTCGCGGTGATGTTTTGACCAAAATCAACGACCGTCCTTGTTCGACAATGACCCATCGCGAAGCTGCCGAATTGATCAAGAACGCCGGCACCACCATGACTGTCACCGTTCAGCG AGGTGGACTGCCCTTGCGCCCGGTCGCTGTCCCCGTTGTTGCTCCATCCGCCGCCGCCCCCGCTCCTTCAACTGTCGCTTCTTCCGGTTCAATGTGTCAAAAA GCGCCGACCCAAGCGGGAGCTTCAAACAGGACGATTTCGGAGATTATGCTAAGTCCTGTTGAGAATCTGCCAGTCACTATATTCCCCAGCTCAGCTATCAACGAATTCAACCAACAAGTCGAAGAAATGGATCGCAACCGTGAAAGGATCGTCGTCACTcaccag CCGTACAGGACACTTCCTTTGGTAGTACCCGGTGCCAAAACTGGTCGCGACACTGCCAGCTCCACGCAGAGCTATTTGGCACTTCAAACGCAACAGAATGCAATGCTTTGGAACACCCCTGGTGCACCTCCGCAATCTGCCATGAATCCGTCCTCCACCGATGCCGTCCTCAAGCAAAAG GATCAGGAATATAAGGCGATATTTGAAAAGGTGTTTGAACCGACCAAAGGCTGGCGTGTGGATCCAGAACATCATCAG ttGGAGGCGGCTGCCGCTTTGGTACAGAGGAAAATGGCGGCCGTCAACGAACCGGCCGGACAGACTGCCGTGGTTCACGAAGCTGGCGATGCTCCTCCTCCCAAACAAGAA TTGGTACACAAGCAGTTTAATTCACCACTAGGCCTCTACTCCAATGAGAATGTCCAGGAAGTGCTGGCCCAACAGACTGGCATCATCCC CGCCCAGCCTGGACGCAAATTGGACATGAAGAATTCAGAAACATTGCGCGCTCTCATGGAGGAGAACGAGAAGAACAACAAGGCAGCCGCTCAACGTGACTCCCGCGGACTCAAAGAAGTCCGACCGGCTGCTCCAGTCAAAACCGTCGCTTCCAATCCTCACTTCAAG GTCAACTCGATGGGCttggaaaaggagaagatcCAGCAAAGCTACAGCTTCAAGCGGCTGATGGCCGACGTGCTGGGCGAGACAGATTtctaa
- the LOC124191462 gene encoding LIM domain-binding protein 3-like isoform X2 — protein MMTVMSAGELTVNLQRDGCGEPFGFRLRGGTDIREAFIIQRVAVGSELRRGDVLTKINDRPCSTMTHREAAELIKNAGTTMTVTVQRGGLPLRPVAVPVVAPSAAAPAPSTVASSGSMCQKAPTQAGASNRTISEIMLSPVENLPVTIFPSSAINEFNQQVEEMDRNRERIVVTHQPYRTLPLVVPGAKTGRDTASSTQSYLALQTQQNAMLWNTPGAPPQSAMNPSSTDAVLKQKLEAAAALVQRKMAAVNEPAGQTAVVHEAGDAPPPKQELVHKQFNSPLGLYSNENVQEVLAQQTGIIPAQPGRKLDMKNSETLRALMEENEKNNKAAAQRDSRGLKEVRPAAPVKTVASNPHFKVNSMGLEKEKIQQSYSFKRLMADVLGETDF, from the exons ATGATGACCGTCATGAGTGCTGGGGAATTGACCGTGAACCTGCAGCGAGATGGGTGCGGCGAACCTTTCGGCTTCCGGCTCCGAGGAGGAACCGACATCCGAGAGGCATTCATCATTCAAAGG GTGGCCGTGGGTAGCGAACTGCGTCGCGGTGATGTTTTGACCAAAATCAACGACCGTCCTTGTTCGACAATGACCCATCGCGAAGCTGCCGAATTGATCAAGAACGCCGGCACCACCATGACTGTCACCGTTCAGCG AGGTGGACTGCCCTTGCGCCCGGTCGCTGTCCCCGTTGTTGCTCCATCCGCCGCCGCCCCCGCTCCTTCAACTGTCGCTTCTTCCGGTTCAATGTGTCAAAAA GCGCCGACCCAAGCGGGAGCTTCAAACAGGACGATTTCGGAGATTATGCTAAGTCCTGTTGAGAATCTGCCAGTCACTATATTCCCCAGCTCAGCTATCAACGAATTCAACCAACAAGTCGAAGAAATGGATCGCAACCGTGAAAGGATCGTCGTCACTcaccag CCGTACAGGACACTTCCTTTGGTAGTACCCGGTGCCAAAACTGGTCGCGACACTGCCAGCTCCACGCAGAGCTATTTGGCACTTCAAACGCAACAGAATGCAATGCTTTGGAACACCCCTGGTGCACCTCCGCAATCTGCCATGAATCCGTCCTCCACCGATGCCGTCCTCAAGCAAAAG ttGGAGGCGGCTGCCGCTTTGGTACAGAGGAAAATGGCGGCCGTCAACGAACCGGCCGGACAGACTGCCGTGGTTCACGAAGCTGGCGATGCTCCTCCTCCCAAACAAGAA TTGGTACACAAGCAGTTTAATTCACCACTAGGCCTCTACTCCAATGAGAATGTCCAGGAAGTGCTGGCCCAACAGACTGGCATCATCCC CGCCCAGCCTGGACGCAAATTGGACATGAAGAATTCAGAAACATTGCGCGCTCTCATGGAGGAGAACGAGAAGAACAACAAGGCAGCCGCTCAACGTGACTCCCGCGGACTCAAAGAAGTCCGACCGGCTGCTCCAGTCAAAACCGTCGCTTCCAATCCTCACTTCAAG GTCAACTCGATGGGCttggaaaaggagaagatcCAGCAAAGCTACAGCTTCAAGCGGCTGATGGCCGACGTGCTGGGCGAGACAGATTtctaa
- the LOC124191462 gene encoding uncharacterized protein LOC124191462 isoform X3 encodes MTHREAAELIKNAGTTMTVTVQRGGLPLRPVAVPVVAPSAAAPAPSTVASSGSMCQKAPTQAGASNRTISEIMLSPVENLPVTIFPSSAINEFNQQVEEMDRNRERIVVTHQPYRTLPLVVPGAKTGRDTASSTQSYLALQTQQNAMLWNTPGAPPQSAMNPSSTDAVLKQKDQEYKAIFEKVFEPTKGWRVDPEHHQLEAAAALVQRKMAAVNEPAGQTAVVHEAGDAPPPKQELVHKQFNSPLGLYSNENVQEVLAQQTGIIPAQPGRKLDMKNSETLRALMEENEKNNKAAAQRDSRGLKEVRPAAPVKTVASNPHFKVNSMGLEKEKIQQSYSFKRLMADVLGETDF; translated from the exons ATGACCCATCGCGAAGCTGCCGAATTGATCAAGAACGCCGGCACCACCATGACTGTCACCGTTCAGCG AGGTGGACTGCCCTTGCGCCCGGTCGCTGTCCCCGTTGTTGCTCCATCCGCCGCCGCCCCCGCTCCTTCAACTGTCGCTTCTTCCGGTTCAATGTGTCAAAAA GCGCCGACCCAAGCGGGAGCTTCAAACAGGACGATTTCGGAGATTATGCTAAGTCCTGTTGAGAATCTGCCAGTCACTATATTCCCCAGCTCAGCTATCAACGAATTCAACCAACAAGTCGAAGAAATGGATCGCAACCGTGAAAGGATCGTCGTCACTcaccag CCGTACAGGACACTTCCTTTGGTAGTACCCGGTGCCAAAACTGGTCGCGACACTGCCAGCTCCACGCAGAGCTATTTGGCACTTCAAACGCAACAGAATGCAATGCTTTGGAACACCCCTGGTGCACCTCCGCAATCTGCCATGAATCCGTCCTCCACCGATGCCGTCCTCAAGCAAAAG GATCAGGAATATAAGGCGATATTTGAAAAGGTGTTTGAACCGACCAAAGGCTGGCGTGTGGATCCAGAACATCATCAG ttGGAGGCGGCTGCCGCTTTGGTACAGAGGAAAATGGCGGCCGTCAACGAACCGGCCGGACAGACTGCCGTGGTTCACGAAGCTGGCGATGCTCCTCCTCCCAAACAAGAA TTGGTACACAAGCAGTTTAATTCACCACTAGGCCTCTACTCCAATGAGAATGTCCAGGAAGTGCTGGCCCAACAGACTGGCATCATCCC CGCCCAGCCTGGACGCAAATTGGACATGAAGAATTCAGAAACATTGCGCGCTCTCATGGAGGAGAACGAGAAGAACAACAAGGCAGCCGCTCAACGTGACTCCCGCGGACTCAAAGAAGTCCGACCGGCTGCTCCAGTCAAAACCGTCGCTTCCAATCCTCACTTCAAG GTCAACTCGATGGGCttggaaaaggagaagatcCAGCAAAGCTACAGCTTCAAGCGGCTGATGGCCGACGTGCTGGGCGAGACAGATTtctaa
- the LOC124191462 gene encoding uncharacterized protein LOC124191462 isoform X4, with the protein MSRPPFWRIPRNNARDDDPDAESSSALAPTQAGASNRTISEIMLSPVENLPVTIFPSSAINEFNQQVEEMDRNRERIVVTHQPYRTLPLVVPGAKTGRDTASSTQSYLALQTQQNAMLWNTPGAPPQSAMNPSSTDAVLKQKDQEYKAIFEKVFEPTKGWRVDPEHHQLEAAAALVQRKMAAVNEPAGQTAVVHEAGDAPPPKQELVHKQFNSPLGLYSNENVQEVLAQQTGIIPAQPGRKLDMKNSETLRALMEENEKNNKAAAQRDSRGLKEVRPAAPVKTVASNPHFKVNSMGLEKEKIQQSYSFKRLMADVLGETDF; encoded by the exons GCGCCGACCCAAGCGGGAGCTTCAAACAGGACGATTTCGGAGATTATGCTAAGTCCTGTTGAGAATCTGCCAGTCACTATATTCCCCAGCTCAGCTATCAACGAATTCAACCAACAAGTCGAAGAAATGGATCGCAACCGTGAAAGGATCGTCGTCACTcaccag CCGTACAGGACACTTCCTTTGGTAGTACCCGGTGCCAAAACTGGTCGCGACACTGCCAGCTCCACGCAGAGCTATTTGGCACTTCAAACGCAACAGAATGCAATGCTTTGGAACACCCCTGGTGCACCTCCGCAATCTGCCATGAATCCGTCCTCCACCGATGCCGTCCTCAAGCAAAAG GATCAGGAATATAAGGCGATATTTGAAAAGGTGTTTGAACCGACCAAAGGCTGGCGTGTGGATCCAGAACATCATCAG ttGGAGGCGGCTGCCGCTTTGGTACAGAGGAAAATGGCGGCCGTCAACGAACCGGCCGGACAGACTGCCGTGGTTCACGAAGCTGGCGATGCTCCTCCTCCCAAACAAGAA TTGGTACACAAGCAGTTTAATTCACCACTAGGCCTCTACTCCAATGAGAATGTCCAGGAAGTGCTGGCCCAACAGACTGGCATCATCCC CGCCCAGCCTGGACGCAAATTGGACATGAAGAATTCAGAAACATTGCGCGCTCTCATGGAGGAGAACGAGAAGAACAACAAGGCAGCCGCTCAACGTGACTCCCGCGGACTCAAAGAAGTCCGACCGGCTGCTCCAGTCAAAACCGTCGCTTCCAATCCTCACTTCAAG GTCAACTCGATGGGCttggaaaaggagaagatcCAGCAAAGCTACAGCTTCAAGCGGCTGATGGCCGACGTGCTGGGCGAGACAGATTtctaa